A DNA window from Chryseobacterium sp. MEBOG06 contains the following coding sequences:
- a CDS encoding diphthine--ammonia ligase produces MKPKALFNWSSGKDSALTLYKTLKEDQYEVTTLLTSINQEFQRISMHGVHISLLEQQASALGIPLVKMELPKEPSMEEYQDIMTGTMAKVQAQGVTHSIFGDIFLDDLRQYREDQLSRIGMHAVFPLWKQNTSYLIREFLSLGFKTIVTCVNGSYLDKSFAGRIINQQFLDDLPENVDPCGENGEFHTFTFDGPIFKNPIQFEIGDTVKKTYPKPKTEAAEEDNEYIFWFCDLISK; encoded by the coding sequence ATGAAACCAAAAGCCCTATTCAACTGGAGCAGTGGAAAAGATTCCGCCCTTACCCTTTACAAAACACTAAAAGAAGATCAGTACGAGGTCACTACCCTACTCACCAGCATCAATCAGGAATTTCAAAGGATTTCCATGCATGGCGTACATATATCTCTTCTGGAGCAGCAGGCTTCTGCTCTTGGAATTCCTTTGGTTAAAATGGAACTTCCCAAAGAACCTTCTATGGAGGAATATCAGGATATTATGACTGGAACTATGGCTAAGGTTCAAGCTCAGGGTGTCACTCATTCTATTTTTGGAGATATCTTTCTCGACGATCTTCGTCAATACAGAGAAGATCAGTTAAGCAGAATTGGTATGCACGCTGTATTTCCGCTTTGGAAACAAAATACATCATATCTCATTCGTGAATTTTTGAGTCTTGGTTTTAAAACTATCGTAACCTGTGTAAATGGCAGCTATCTTGATAAAAGCTTTGCAGGAAGGATTATTAACCAGCAATTCCTTGATGACCTTCCTGAAAACGTAGATCCATGTGGAGAAAACGGAGAGTTTCACACATTCACCTTTGACGGACCTATTTTTAAAAATCCTATTCAGTTTGAAATCGGAGATACTGTAAAAAAAACATATCCGAAACCAAAAACTGAAGCTGCAGAGGAAGATAACGAATATATTTTCTGGTTCTGTGATCTTATTTCAAAGTAA
- a CDS encoding serine hydrolase domain-containing protein: MIKNLVFLTLFLFLFSCKTEVPQPPVDKKAIIDSTITAFQKTLLEQQIDSVFKKYNFNGSIAVFKDSLPLYRKENGYSDFKRKIKIDSNTVFAIGSISKQFTAVLVLLQMEQGKLNVTDKVSKYIKEFQIKEYENITIHQLLNHTSGLNMTGGKLMFKSGSDFFYSNDGFNTLGKIVEKASGKSYDDNILELFKKAGMTHSSTGDIFKGTHFASAYLGTAFNFQEVPNMPKRLGGKDIGTPAGGVLSTIQDLHTWNNALYGGKILKPETLQQFMAKSAERRHAIFGKMGYAYGIMLNIGKPNSYFHSGYVKGSPSLNIYYPDTKTSVIILSNISDEGKGKGLVFKPHIEVKKITDNLENILAQLKSGH, translated from the coding sequence GTGATCAAAAATTTAGTATTCCTCACCCTTTTTCTTTTTTTGTTTTCCTGTAAAACTGAAGTCCCTCAGCCTCCGGTTGACAAAAAAGCGATTATTGATTCTACCATAACAGCCTTCCAAAAAACACTTTTGGAACAGCAAATCGATTCTGTATTTAAAAAATATAATTTCAATGGAAGCATTGCTGTTTTTAAAGATTCATTGCCGCTTTACAGAAAAGAAAACGGTTATTCTGATTTTAAAAGAAAAATAAAAATTGACAGCAATACGGTTTTTGCTATCGGATCTATAAGCAAACAATTCACAGCTGTACTCGTTTTACTTCAGATGGAGCAGGGAAAACTTAATGTTACAGATAAGGTGTCAAAATATATAAAGGAGTTTCAGATCAAAGAATATGAAAACATCACGATTCATCAGCTCCTTAACCATACTTCAGGGCTTAATATGACGGGTGGAAAATTAATGTTTAAAAGCGGTTCCGATTTCTTTTATTCCAATGACGGATTTAATACACTTGGTAAGATTGTCGAAAAAGCCTCCGGGAAATCATATGATGACAATATTCTGGAACTTTTTAAAAAAGCGGGTATGACTCATTCTTCGACGGGAGATATTTTTAAAGGAACTCATTTTGCCAGTGCCTACCTTGGTACTGCCTTCAATTTTCAGGAAGTTCCGAACATGCCCAAAAGACTGGGTGGAAAAGACATTGGAACCCCTGCAGGAGGGGTCTTATCTACCATTCAGGACCTTCATACATGGAACAACGCTCTTTATGGCGGAAAAATTTTAAAGCCTGAAACGCTTCAGCAGTTTATGGCAAAAAGTGCAGAAAGACGTCATGCGATCTTTGGAAAAATGGGCTATGCTTATGGAATTATGCTTAACATCGGCAAGCCCAATTCTTACTTTCACAGCGGATATGTAAAAGGATCTCCTTCTTTAAACATTTATTATCCTGACACGAAGACTTCGGTGATAATCCTGTCTAATATCTCGGATGAAGGAAAAGGCAAAGGGCTGGTTTTTAAACCGCATATTGAAGTAAAGAAGATTACGGATAATCTTGAAAATATTCTGGCTCAGCTTAAATCAGGACATTAG
- a CDS encoding PadR family transcriptional regulator, which produces MKKNSLYKGTLQNIILKLLSKEAKMYGYQITQRAKELTEGELEMTEGALYPLLHKLEGDGIITSEIQKINGRDRKYYLLTEKGKKQQAEQESEMKSYLVNLQTIFSI; this is translated from the coding sequence ATGAAAAAGAATAGTCTTTATAAAGGTACTTTACAGAATATTATTTTGAAATTGCTTTCAAAAGAGGCGAAGATGTACGGATACCAGATTACACAAAGAGCAAAAGAACTTACGGAAGGGGAACTTGAAATGACGGAAGGAGCATTGTATCCGTTATTGCACAAACTGGAGGGTGACGGAATAATTACTTCGGAAATACAAAAGATCAATGGCCGTGACCGTAAATATTATCTGTTGACTGAAAAAGGTAAAAAACAACAGGCAGAACAGGAGAGTGAAATGAAAAGTTATCTTGTCAATCTGCAAACCATCTTTAGCATATGA
- a CDS encoding 2'-5' RNA ligase family protein, whose product MKKLYFIAIYPPEEIIEEIKVFKKDLAMEYGNSKALKNDAHITLFPPFSREFELEDDVLTAFQKINTGVLPFEVELNGFGSFPNPKNPVIFVEPQNNLNLTELYHRVNQQFNFITYSFHPHITVGYRDLTWEHYLKAWEKYKFKEYKTKFIVDKISLLRHDGKWISIAEKKLELS is encoded by the coding sequence ATGAAAAAGCTCTATTTCATAGCGATTTATCCTCCCGAGGAAATTATTGAAGAAATAAAAGTCTTTAAAAAAGACCTTGCAATGGAATATGGAAACTCCAAAGCTTTGAAAAATGATGCCCATATTACTCTATTCCCTCCTTTTTCAAGAGAATTTGAACTTGAAGATGATGTTCTGACAGCATTTCAAAAAATCAATACCGGAGTTCTTCCTTTTGAAGTTGAACTAAATGGCTTTGGCAGTTTTCCTAATCCAAAAAATCCCGTGATTTTTGTAGAGCCACAGAATAACCTGAATTTAACAGAACTGTATCATCGGGTAAACCAACAATTCAATTTCATTACCTATTCTTTTCATCCACACATTACCGTAGGATATAGGGATCTCACATGGGAACACTACCTTAAGGCGTGGGAAAAATACAAATTCAAAGAATACAAAACTAAATTTATAGTTGATAAGATTTCTCTTTTACGCCACGATGGAAAATGGATTTCCATTGCAGAGAAAAAACTGGAGCTATCATAA
- the ruvC gene encoding crossover junction endodeoxyribonuclease RuvC, which produces MISEKIILGIDPGTTIMGFGIISVKKGKMEMVSIHELILKKYPNHETKLKYIFERTLSLIDEFHPDEVALEAPFFGKNVQSMLKLGRAQGVAMAASLYRNVPITEYSPKKIKMAITGNGNASKEQVAGMLKNLLNLKEFPTKYLDASDGLAVAVCHHFNSGTIADTKSYSGWDSFLKQNPDRLK; this is translated from the coding sequence ATGATTTCAGAGAAAATAATTTTAGGTATTGACCCGGGAACAACGATCATGGGATTTGGTATTATCTCCGTTAAAAAAGGTAAAATGGAGATGGTATCCATCCATGAACTGATCTTAAAGAAATACCCCAACCACGAAACAAAGCTCAAATATATTTTTGAAAGAACTTTATCTTTAATTGATGAGTTCCATCCCGATGAAGTTGCTTTAGAAGCGCCCTTCTTTGGAAAAAACGTTCAGAGTATGCTAAAGCTTGGACGTGCTCAGGGAGTTGCTATGGCTGCCAGTCTTTATAGAAATGTTCCCATTACAGAATATTCTCCAAAGAAGATCAAAATGGCCATCACCGGAAACGGAAATGCCAGTAAAGAACAGGTTGCAGGAATGCTTAAAAATCTTCTTAATCTAAAAGAATTTCCCACCAAATATTTAGATGCTTCCGATGGACTTGCCGTTGCGGTATGTCATCATTTTAATTCCGGAACCATAGCTGATACCAAGTCGTATTCCGGATGGGATAGCTTTCTGAAGCAGAATCCGGATAGATTGAAATAA
- a CDS encoding DUF4407 domain-containing protein — MKTNQQTINQGTHRINWFQKFLMVCSGGNIHILRKTPSEWNKFAGIGGIVLFTAVFATLSAGYAMYTVFDDIWIAAGFGVLWGLMIFNLDRYIVSSIKKTGTWWNQILMAIPRLILATFLGIIISKPLELKIFEKEVNKQLNTIIQRNKKQLQGEMSGRILQQSGPFETEKEQISGKIAQYQKSYDSASVELEKEILGKQSGLTSGKEGYGPNAKRKQELKEQRRQDLENYQKQAAPRLEYLDREISKVYTNLETERKSTETFEDKFNGFAARLQALDELGKNSAIIGLAATFIMGLFICLEISPVLVKLISHVGPYDYLLEKTENDFKLYAKEKIEKGNALTDHRIEDFKDNLKN; from the coding sequence ATGAAAACAAACCAACAAACTATAAATCAAGGAACTCACAGAATAAATTGGTTCCAAAAGTTTCTCATGGTGTGTTCCGGCGGGAACATCCATATTTTAAGAAAGACTCCGAGTGAATGGAATAAATTTGCAGGAATTGGAGGAATTGTACTTTTCACAGCAGTGTTTGCTACACTGTCGGCAGGTTATGCTATGTATACTGTATTTGATGATATCTGGATTGCAGCTGGTTTTGGAGTTCTGTGGGGATTAATGATTTTTAATCTTGACCGGTACATTGTTTCTTCTATAAAAAAGACAGGAACATGGTGGAATCAAATTCTCATGGCCATCCCCCGCTTAATTTTAGCTACATTCTTAGGAATTATCATTTCTAAGCCTTTAGAGCTTAAAATCTTTGAAAAGGAAGTCAATAAACAGCTGAATACCATTATCCAACGGAATAAAAAGCAGCTGCAAGGTGAAATGAGCGGAAGAATTCTACAACAGAGCGGCCCTTTTGAGACTGAGAAAGAACAGATATCCGGAAAGATAGCACAGTATCAGAAGTCATATGACTCTGCATCAGTAGAACTTGAAAAGGAAATATTAGGAAAACAGTCCGGGCTAACCAGTGGAAAAGAAGGTTACGGGCCGAACGCTAAACGTAAACAGGAATTAAAAGAACAACGCAGACAAGATCTTGAGAATTATCAGAAACAGGCAGCACCAAGGCTTGAATATTTAGATAGGGAAATTTCGAAGGTATACACCAATCTGGAAACAGAGAGAAAGTCTACAGAAACATTTGAAGATAAATTCAATGGATTTGCGGCTAGGCTTCAGGCATTGGATGAGCTTGGTAAAAATTCTGCAATAATAGGATTGGCTGCCACCTTTATTATGGGACTTTTTATCTGTCTTGAGATCTCTCCCGTTTTGGTAAAACTAATTTCTCATGTAGGGCCTTATGATTATCTTTTAGAAAAAACAGAAAATGACTTCAAGCTGTATGCAAAGGAAAAGATTGAAAAAGGAAATGCTTTGACTGATCACCGAATTGAAGATTTTAAAGACAATTTAAAAAATTAG
- a CDS encoding phage tail protein, translating to MKHLFFACTLLVCSILAPSLKAQASEPFLGQIAFVPYMFVPKNWAECNGQLLPISQNTALFSLLGTTYGGNGTTTFALPDMRGRMLVHNGQAPGGPTTYTMGQTGGTESVTLNITQMPAHNHTVNAVTAEGNQNVPTGSLPANTKVLDKEYSDAPTDTTMKSTMLSNTGGNQPHENRPPFITLKCIISLTGVYPVQN from the coding sequence ATGAAACACTTATTTTTTGCATGTACCTTGCTGGTATGCAGTATACTTGCTCCTTCCTTAAAAGCTCAGGCATCAGAACCATTTTTAGGTCAGATTGCTTTTGTACCCTATATGTTTGTTCCAAAAAACTGGGCAGAATGTAATGGACAGTTACTTCCAATTTCTCAAAATACAGCTCTATTTTCGCTCTTAGGTACCACCTATGGAGGAAATGGCACTACTACATTTGCCTTACCTGATATGAGAGGAAGAATGCTTGTTCATAATGGCCAGGCTCCCGGAGGGCCTACAACTTATACAATGGGACAGACCGGAGGAACTGAAAGTGTAACTTTAAATATAACACAGATGCCGGCACACAACCATACTGTAAATGCTGTAACAGCAGAAGGAAATCAAAACGTACCTACGGGCAGTCTCCCTGCCAATACCAAAGTACTTGATAAGGAATATTCTGATGCACCAACTGATACTACTATGAAAAGTACCATGCTAAGCAACACGGGAGGAAACCAGCCTCATGAAAACAGACCTCCGTTTATTACTCTGAAATGTATTATTTCATTGACCGGAGTTTACCCAGTACAAAATTAA
- a CDS encoding T9SS type A sorting domain-containing protein codes for MKLLYLAGLIIGNTVFAQTINFNGCHNLFDDQNFVFNKTGVDAFNKNIYITTPIDGQQPCGGLGTCEFKIQWNNTLTRWEFLADEGNGTFTSPYLIYYNSTSNNSLPLPPNNSVGTWIENTTVTTGVCGGSLTAANSTMTGDVQTTTLATSEFTQNKIQIFPNPVSDFIRISGINNGRTLEIYNVDGRLVKSEIFDSKIDVSQLTSGVYILRITTKNLQQHEFKFLKK; via the coding sequence ATGAAACTTCTTTACCTTGCGGGTCTTATCATCGGAAATACAGTTTTTGCGCAGACTATAAATTTTAACGGCTGCCATAATCTGTTTGATGATCAAAACTTTGTTTTTAATAAAACCGGAGTGGATGCTTTTAACAAGAACATCTATATAACAACGCCTATTGACGGACAGCAGCCTTGTGGTGGATTGGGAACCTGCGAATTTAAAATTCAATGGAACAATACCCTTACAAGATGGGAGTTTCTTGCAGATGAAGGAAACGGAACATTTACCAGTCCTTATTTAATTTATTATAACTCTACATCAAATAATTCTCTTCCCTTACCTCCAAACAACAGTGTTGGAACATGGATTGAAAATACTACGGTAACTACCGGAGTATGTGGAGGGAGTCTTACAGCTGCCAATTCTACTATGACAGGTGACGTACAAACTACAACATTGGCAACTTCAGAATTCACCCAAAATAAAATACAGATCTTTCCGAACCCCGTTTCTGATTTCATCCGTATTTCAGGGATAAATAACGGACGGACACTTGAAATCTATAATGTGGACGGACGTCTTGTGAAATCTGAAATCTTTGATTCGAAGATTGATGTTTCACAACTTACTTCCGGAGTCTATATATTAAGGATTACCACCAAAAATCTTCAGCAGCATGAATTTAAATTTCTTAAAAAATAA
- the guaB gene encoding IMP dehydrogenase — protein MSIHNKIVETAITFDDVLLVPSYSEVLPNQVSLKSRLTDKITLNVPIVSAAMDTVTEADLAIALARVGGLGFIHKNMTIAEQAAQVNRVKRSENGMISDPVTLSKDHTLAEAKETMAKYKISGLPVVDTDNVLIGIITNRDVKYQENLEMKVEEIMTKENLITSDKNTNLEKAKEILLKSRVEKLPIVDQNNKLVGLITIKDIDNQLEYPNSNKDQKGRLIVGAGVGVGEDTMDRIAALVNAGVDIVAIDSAHGHSKGVLDKISEIRRTYPDLDIVGGNIVTAEAAKDLIEAGANVLKVGVGPGSICTTRVVAGVGVPQLSAIYNVYEYAKSQNVTVIADGGIKLSGDIVKAIASGAGAVMLGSLLAGTDEAPGEEIIFQGRKFKSYQGMGSLSAMKRGGKERYFQSEAKKFVPEGIEGRVPHKGKLEDVIFQLTGGLRAGMGYCGAKDIEVLQKDSKLVMITGSGLKESHPHDVIITQEAPNYSL, from the coding sequence ATGTCTATTCATAACAAAATTGTAGAGACAGCCATCACTTTCGATGACGTTCTTCTAGTCCCTTCTTATTCAGAAGTTTTACCTAACCAGGTATCATTAAAATCAAGACTTACCGACAAAATCACGCTGAATGTTCCGATAGTTTCCGCTGCTATGGACACCGTTACAGAAGCTGATCTGGCTATTGCATTAGCAAGAGTTGGAGGTTTAGGTTTTATCCACAAAAATATGACGATTGCTGAGCAGGCTGCACAAGTTAATCGTGTAAAGCGTTCCGAGAACGGAATGATCTCTGATCCTGTCACTCTTTCAAAAGATCATACTTTAGCTGAAGCTAAGGAAACAATGGCCAAATATAAAATTTCTGGTCTTCCTGTAGTAGATACTGATAATGTACTGATCGGGATCATTACCAACAGAGATGTAAAATATCAGGAAAACCTTGAAATGAAGGTTGAGGAGATCATGACGAAAGAAAATCTGATCACTTCTGATAAAAATACGAACCTTGAGAAAGCAAAGGAAATTCTTCTTAAAAGCAGAGTTGAAAAACTTCCGATTGTAGATCAGAATAACAAACTTGTAGGTTTAATCACGATTAAAGATATTGACAATCAGCTGGAGTATCCCAATTCAAATAAAGATCAAAAAGGTCGTCTTATCGTAGGAGCCGGAGTAGGTGTAGGAGAAGATACTATGGACAGAATTGCGGCGCTAGTGAATGCTGGTGTTGATATTGTGGCTATTGATTCTGCTCACGGACATTCTAAAGGGGTTTTGGATAAAATTTCAGAAATCAGAAGAACATATCCCGATCTGGATATTGTGGGAGGAAATATTGTAACGGCAGAAGCAGCAAAAGATCTAATTGAAGCAGGAGCTAATGTTCTAAAAGTAGGTGTGGGGCCAGGTTCTATCTGTACAACCCGTGTGGTTGCAGGAGTGGGAGTTCCTCAGTTATCTGCTATTTATAACGTTTATGAGTATGCTAAATCTCAAAATGTAACCGTGATTGCTGATGGAGGAATTAAACTTTCCGGAGATATTGTAAAAGCTATCGCTAGTGGAGCAGGAGCAGTAATGCTAGGTTCACTGTTAGCAGGTACAGATGAAGCCCCGGGAGAAGAAATTATTTTCCAGGGAAGAAAATTCAAATCTTATCAGGGAATGGGAAGCCTTTCTGCAATGAAAAGAGGTGGAAAAGAAAGATACTTCCAGAGTGAAGCTAAGAAATTCGTTCCGGAAGGAATTGAAGGAAGAGTGCCTCATAAAGGAAAATTAGAAGATGTGATTTTCCAGTTAACAGGAGGTTTAAGAGCGGGTATGGGATATTGTGGAGCTAAAGATATTGAAGTTTTACAAAAAGATTCCAAATTGGTAATGATCACAGGAAGCGGATTGAAAGAATCTCACCCGCATGATGTAATTATTACACAGGAAGCTCCAAACTATTCTTTATAA
- a CDS encoding DUF4252 domain-containing protein has product MKTLKNIFLIILTIGVLQSCVVSEKPNIDFFTNSKYDFKGVKFMSINVPTALAKSYIKKALKEDRENEETINLVKKASKIKVLTVANGSEKMINDYNQYLSDNHYEEWATIKHEGDNINIRVKQDGETIKNMLITVGSKQKELVFVDVKGNFTTSDISKMINSVSVNN; this is encoded by the coding sequence ATGAAAACTCTTAAAAACATTTTCCTTATTATATTGACCATAGGGGTGCTTCAATCCTGTGTTGTCTCAGAAAAACCGAATATAGATTTCTTCACGAATTCGAAATATGATTTCAAAGGAGTTAAATTTATGAGTATCAATGTTCCGACGGCTCTGGCCAAATCTTATATCAAGAAAGCTTTAAAAGAGGATCGCGAAAATGAAGAAACTATCAATCTGGTAAAAAAAGCCTCCAAAATTAAGGTTCTTACTGTAGCCAACGGAAGCGAGAAAATGATTAATGATTATAACCAATATCTAAGTGATAATCATTACGAAGAATGGGCTACCATTAAACACGAAGGCGATAATATCAATATTCGCGTAAAACAGGATGGTGAAACAATAAAAAATATGTTGATTACCGTAGGCTCAAAGCAAAAAGAATTGGTATTTGTGGATGTGAAAGGAAACTTTACCACCAGCGATATTTCAAAAATGATCAATTCTGTTTCTGTAAACAACTGA
- a CDS encoding DUF4252 domain-containing protein encodes MKKIFFIIAIILNSFATYSAQTDKLNQLFQDFEKNGGVTSINIKKPMFKLLNTIDVNDAYVGKIKPILNEVDGLKILIIPKATFPDGLKGENAENIKLNEQRSEKVNRALKSLNFNELMSMNSDGTSMKFLAEDEKDNYLENLVFNVDSKEENIIFILNGKMKMSDVNKIINSSDITASSVKTSLTNDLTSDNTSSYLNGDSRNVGEFSKIDVSVGVNVIYKQENTKSVKVIADADKLQNVITKVENGVLKIYVDNKGARNLRFKNLNVNVSSPNLNGIKTSSGSTFTAINSVEENNMLIEAESGSIVKGKFDIRNAVSVTVNSGSVVKAEVIVPKLALDISSGASVNLSGQAASAVIDINSGASCKADDLRIGTAVAESTSGASLSLLVTDKLKVNVSSGASVKLKGDPELDAKVDKVSGGSFKQTK; translated from the coding sequence ATGAAAAAAATATTTTTTATAATAGCCATAATTCTGAACAGTTTTGCAACTTATTCTGCACAGACTGATAAACTGAACCAGCTTTTTCAGGATTTTGAGAAAAATGGCGGAGTTACTTCTATCAATATTAAAAAGCCGATGTTTAAGCTTTTGAATACTATTGATGTTAACGATGCATATGTTGGGAAAATAAAACCTATCCTAAACGAAGTGGATGGTCTTAAGATTCTGATCATTCCCAAAGCGACCTTTCCGGACGGTTTGAAAGGAGAAAACGCTGAGAATATAAAGCTCAACGAACAGAGATCAGAGAAAGTTAACAGAGCATTGAAATCGCTGAATTTCAATGAGCTGATGTCAATGAACAGCGATGGAACTTCCATGAAGTTTCTGGCTGAAGACGAAAAAGATAACTATCTAGAAAATCTGGTTTTTAACGTTGATTCTAAAGAAGAGAATATTATTTTTATCCTCAACGGAAAAATGAAGATGTCCGATGTTAACAAGATTATTAACTCAAGTGATATTACAGCGAGTTCTGTGAAAACTTCTTTGACGAATGATCTGACTTCAGACAATACTTCTTCTTACCTGAATGGAGACAGCCGAAATGTAGGAGAATTCTCAAAAATAGATGTGAGTGTTGGGGTGAATGTGATTTATAAACAGGAAAATACAAAAAGCGTAAAAGTCATTGCTGATGCTGATAAGCTTCAGAATGTCATCACTAAAGTAGAAAACGGAGTTTTAAAGATTTATGTAGACAACAAAGGAGCACGAAATCTTAGGTTTAAAAATCTGAATGTCAATGTTTCTTCACCTAATCTGAATGGAATTAAAACATCTTCAGGAAGTACTTTCACAGCTATTAATTCTGTTGAAGAAAATAACATGCTGATTGAAGCAGAATCGGGATCTATTGTTAAAGGAAAATTTGATATCAGAAACGCAGTATCAGTTACCGTAAATTCTGGTTCAGTAGTGAAGGCTGAAGTGATAGTTCCGAAATTAGCATTGGATATCTCCAGTGGAGCAAGCGTTAATTTATCAGGGCAGGCAGCATCTGCGGTCATTGATATTAACAGTGGTGCTTCCTGTAAAGCAGATGATCTCAGAATTGGGACAGCAGTGGCTGAATCCACCTCAGGAGCAAGTCTTTCTTTGCTTGTGACAGATAAACTGAAGGTAAATGTCTCTTCAGGAGCTTCTGTGAAGCTAAAAGGTGATCCGGAACTGGATGCTAAAGTAGATAAAGTTTCAGGAGGGAGCTTTAAGCAAACCAAATAA
- a CDS encoding RNA polymerase sigma factor, producing MTHETFKDTVFILKDEMYRFAKRFVMSSDEAEDVVQDLMMKFWQKRDELGQFGNFKSYALKSVRNECLNRLKHHDVKIGFADMQLHRSELYSMEVDNLKEHIVGFINQLPEKQKMVIHLKDVEEYDISEISEMLEMEENAVRVNLMRARQKVKEQISQLMSYEKRSITR from the coding sequence ATGACCCACGAAACTTTCAAGGATACGGTGTTTATTCTCAAAGACGAGATGTATCGTTTTGCGAAGCGATTCGTCATGAGCAGTGATGAAGCGGAAGATGTAGTACAGGATCTCATGATGAAGTTTTGGCAAAAGAGAGATGAGCTTGGGCAGTTTGGGAATTTTAAGTCCTATGCGCTGAAGTCCGTCCGGAACGAATGCCTGAACCGGCTGAAGCATCACGATGTAAAGATCGGTTTTGCGGATATGCAGCTGCATCGCTCGGAGCTCTACAGTATGGAAGTTGATAACCTTAAGGAACATATTGTAGGATTTATCAATCAGCTCCCGGAAAAACAGAAAATGGTTATCCATTTGAAAGATGTAGAAGAGTATGATATTTCTGAAATTTCTGAAATGCTGGAAATGGAAGAAAATGCGGTAAGGGTAAACCTTATGCGGGCAAGACAAAAAGTAAAAGAACAAATCTCACAACTGATGAGCTATGAAAAAAGATCAATTACAAGATAA
- a CDS encoding putative sugar nucleotidyl transferase, which yields MQLVFSDAQYWEDFLPLTFTRPVAAMRCGILTFSERWQKILENTEVSYFTEMYLQDKFKSPEDKESLFLVPNFLPTETVIQQIKDLKPGEALVYEDELIAAKINMKGFSLNQIEKMTDIKEELIFFKKPKDLFTYNIHAVDFDFDLVTKGRTSQELSSTNGFLGDKKDLFIEEGAEIEFSTLNTKTGKIYIGKNAEVMEGCHLRGPITLGEDSKFNLGSKIYGATTIGPHCKVGGEVNNIIIFGYTSKGHEGFIGNSVIGEWCNFGADTNSSNLKNNYSHVKLWNYRTKVFEDTGLQFAGLIMGDHSKTAINTQLNTGTVIGVASNVFKPGFPPNLVENFSWGGLKDDERFKLDKAYEVAERAMARRKVALTDQDKAILKHIFDTY from the coding sequence ATGCAATTAGTATTTTCAGACGCACAATATTGGGAAGACTTTCTTCCGCTTACTTTTACCCGCCCGGTGGCTGCCATGCGATGCGGAATCCTTACCTTCTCCGAGAGATGGCAGAAAATTCTGGAAAACACAGAAGTATCTTATTTCACGGAAATGTACCTTCAGGATAAATTTAAAAGCCCTGAGGATAAAGAAAGCCTTTTTCTGGTTCCGAATTTCCTTCCTACAGAAACTGTTATTCAGCAGATCAAAGACCTTAAACCGGGAGAAGCATTGGTTTATGAAGATGAACTGATCGCAGCTAAAATCAATATGAAAGGTTTTTCTCTGAATCAGATTGAAAAAATGACAGACATCAAAGAGGAGCTTATTTTCTTTAAAAAGCCAAAAGATCTATTTACATACAACATTCATGCAGTGGATTTTGATTTTGACCTGGTTACCAAAGGACGCACTTCACAGGAGCTGTCTTCAACCAATGGTTTTCTGGGAGATAAGAAAGATCTGTTTATAGAGGAAGGTGCGGAGATTGAGTTTTCAACATTGAATACCAAAACCGGAAAAATCTATATTGGTAAAAATGCTGAAGTAATGGAAGGCTGCCATCTTCGGGGACCTATTACCCTTGGAGAAGATTCTAAATTTAATCTGGGATCTAAAATCTATGGAGCAACTACTATCGGCCCTCACTGTAAAGTAGGAGGAGAGGTTAATAATATTATTATTTTTGGATATACAAGTAAAGGGCACGAAGGGTTTATCGGGAATTCTGTCATAGGAGAATGGTGTAATTTCGGTGCTGATACCAACTCTTCCAATCTTAAAAATAATTACAGCCACGTTAAACTCTGGAACTACAGAACAAAAGTTTTCGAAGATACAGGGTTACAGTTTGCAGGGCTGATCATGGGAGACCATTCGAAAACAGCAATCAATACACAATTGAATACCGGAACTGTGATTGGAGTAGCCTCTAATGTTTTCAAGCCAGGTTTTCCCCCAAATCTTGTGGAAAACTTTTCATGGGGAGGATTGAAAGATGATGAAAGATTCAAGCTTGATAAAGCTTATGAAGTGGCAGAGCGAGCCATGGCAAGAAGAAAAGTGGCTTTAACAGATCAGGATAAGGCTATTCTGAAACATATTTTTGATACGTATTAA